From Providencia sp. R33, a single genomic window includes:
- the hemA gene encoding glutamyl-tRNA reductase, with the protein MTLLALGINHKTAPVALRERVTFGPEKIDHALEDLLKQPQVNGGVVLSTCNRTELYLSLESQDKAQEQLIKWLCDFHGITPKDLQPSLYWHQDDHAVSHLMRVASGLDSLVLGEPQILGQVKKAFALSQDSHSLSSELERLFQKSFSVAKRVRTETDIGANAVSVAFAACTLARQIFESLKHLNILLVGAGETIELVARHLREHGVQKMMIANRTRERAELLANEVNAQVISLADIDSRLAEADIVISSTASPLPIIGKGMVERAMKARRSKPMLLIDIAVPRDIEQDVEKLRDVYLYTVDDLESIIAQNLAQRKAAAVEAEFIVEQESSHFMDWLRSQAAVSTIRDYREHAEVIRANMAEKALAAVRQGADPEQVIMQLSQQLTNRLIHAPTKSLQQAAGNGDVERLNLLRDSLGLDHQ; encoded by the coding sequence ATGACCTTATTAGCCTTAGGCATCAATCATAAAACAGCACCAGTCGCCCTGCGTGAGCGGGTAACTTTCGGTCCTGAAAAAATCGACCATGCACTTGAGGACCTTCTTAAACAACCTCAAGTGAATGGCGGCGTTGTGCTGTCTACGTGTAATAGAACGGAGCTGTATCTGAGCCTCGAGTCGCAAGACAAAGCGCAAGAACAGCTGATTAAATGGCTATGTGATTTTCACGGAATCACTCCAAAGGATTTGCAGCCTAGCCTGTATTGGCACCAAGATGACCACGCCGTTAGCCACTTAATGCGAGTGGCAAGTGGCCTCGACTCCTTGGTATTAGGGGAGCCGCAAATTTTAGGGCAGGTGAAAAAAGCATTTGCACTTTCACAAGATAGCCATTCGTTATCCAGTGAATTGGAGCGTTTATTCCAAAAATCATTTTCTGTCGCCAAACGCGTGCGAACAGAAACGGATATTGGCGCTAATGCAGTTTCTGTTGCGTTTGCTGCTTGTACTCTGGCTCGTCAAATCTTTGAGTCACTCAAACATTTGAATATTTTGTTAGTCGGAGCAGGGGAAACGATAGAGCTTGTTGCTCGCCATTTGCGTGAGCACGGCGTGCAAAAAATGATGATAGCGAACCGAACCCGTGAGCGTGCTGAACTGTTAGCCAATGAAGTTAACGCACAAGTGATTTCATTAGCGGATATCGATAGCCGCTTGGCTGAAGCTGACATTGTTATCAGCTCGACAGCCAGCCCTCTGCCAATTATTGGTAAAGGTATGGTTGAGCGTGCAATGAAAGCTCGCCGTAGTAAGCCAATGTTATTAATCGATATTGCTGTACCGCGGGATATTGAACAAGATGTTGAAAAACTTCGCGATGTGTATCTGTATACCGTTGATGACCTTGAGTCCATCATTGCGCAAAATTTAGCACAGCGTAAAGCAGCAGCGGTTGAAGCGGAGTTTATTGTTGAACAAGAAAGTAGCCATTTTATGGATTGGTTGCGTTCACAAGCCGCAGTGTCTACAATTCGCGATTACCGAGAGCACGCTGAGGTTATCCGAGCTAATATGGCCGAAAAAGCGTTAGCGGCTGTTCGACAAGGCGCTGACCCTGAGCAAGTGATTATGCAGTTATCGCAGCAACTTACCAACCGCCTTATTCACGCTCCGACCAAATCGCTGCAACAAGCAGCGGGAAATGGCGATGTTGAGCGTCTAAATCTACTTAGGGACAGCTTAGGGCTGGACCATCAATAA
- the prfA gene encoding peptide chain release factor 1 — translation MKPSIVAKLEALQERYEEIEAHLADAGVIADQDRFRALSKEYAQLSDVAKCFSAWRTVQDDIETAEMLLDDPEMKEMAQEELKEAKARNEELEQQLQLLLLPKDPDDEYNCFVEIRAGAGGDEAAIFAGDLFRMYSRYAENNRWRVELMSTSDGEHGGYKEVIAKISGDSVYGRLKFESGGHRVQRVPETESQGRIHTSACTIAILPELPEAELPEISPADLRIDTFRSSGAGGQHVNTTDSAIRITHLPTGIVVECQDERSQHKNKAKAMSVLGARIRQAEMDKRHAAEASERRNLLGSGDRSDRIRTYNFPQGRVTDHRINLTLYRLDEVMEGKLDALIQPIINEYQADQLSALSEQE, via the coding sequence ATGAAGCCTTCTATTGTCGCAAAACTAGAAGCATTACAAGAACGCTACGAAGAAATCGAAGCGCACCTTGCAGATGCAGGTGTGATTGCCGATCAAGACCGTTTTCGTGCTTTATCAAAAGAATATGCCCAATTATCAGATGTGGCGAAATGCTTTAGTGCATGGCGCACGGTTCAGGATGATATCGAAACAGCAGAAATGCTATTAGACGATCCTGAAATGAAAGAAATGGCTCAAGAAGAGTTAAAAGAAGCCAAAGCGCGTAATGAAGAGCTTGAACAACAATTACAATTATTGTTACTTCCTAAAGACCCCGATGATGAATATAACTGTTTCGTAGAAATTCGCGCAGGTGCAGGTGGTGATGAAGCTGCGATTTTTGCTGGTGACTTATTCCGTATGTACAGCCGTTATGCAGAAAATAACCGCTGGCGTGTTGAGTTAATGAGCACTAGCGATGGTGAGCATGGCGGCTACAAAGAAGTTATCGCAAAAATTTCCGGTGATAGCGTTTATGGGCGTTTAAAATTTGAATCCGGTGGGCACCGTGTGCAGCGTGTTCCTGAGACTGAATCTCAAGGCCGCATTCACACTTCTGCGTGTACTATCGCGATTTTGCCTGAATTGCCAGAAGCTGAGTTACCTGAAATTAGCCCTGCGGATTTACGTATTGATACTTTCCGTTCATCAGGGGCGGGTGGTCAGCACGTTAACACCACCGACTCGGCAATCCGTATTACTCACCTTCCTACAGGAATTGTGGTGGAATGCCAAGACGAGCGCTCGCAACATAAAAACAAAGCGAAAGCGATGTCAGTATTAGGTGCGCGTATTCGCCAAGCCGAAATGGACAAACGCCATGCGGCTGAAGCGTCAGAGCGTCGTAACTTGCTGGGTTCTGGGGATCGTTCAGACCGCATCCGTACTTATAACTTCCCGCAAGGTCGAGTCACGGATCACCGCATCAACTTGACGTTATACCGTTTGGATGAAGTGATGGAAGGAAAATTGGATGCATTAATCCAGCCTATCATCAACGAATACCAAGCAGACCAACTTTCTGCACTTTCTGAGCAGGAATAA
- the ispE gene encoding 4-(cytidine 5'-diphospho)-2-C-methyl-D-erythritol kinase, which translates to MTLTWPSPAKLNLFLYITGQRPDGYHELQTLFQFLDYGDEITITTRHDDQLNLVTEMAGVPPEKNLILRAATLLQRYCHETLNWSQPLGADISIDKILPMGGGIGGGSSNAATTLIALNEHWGTQVSDEILADLGKSLGADVPVFVRGHAAFAEGIGEILTKAYPKEKWYLVAHPGIEISTPTIFTDPQLNRNSPKRSLAALLLAPYANDCEPIARKRFREVEQLVSWLLEYALSRLTGTGACVFSEFETQADALKVLNKAPSWVQGFVAQGVNVSPLHNFRAGITRVLHQ; encoded by the coding sequence ATGACCTTAACTTGGCCTTCCCCCGCTAAATTAAATTTATTCTTGTATATCACGGGTCAGCGCCCTGATGGCTATCATGAATTACAAACACTGTTCCAGTTTTTAGATTATGGCGATGAAATCACGATTACCACACGCCATGATGACCAACTGAATTTAGTAACTGAAATGGCAGGGGTTCCTCCCGAAAAGAACTTAATTTTGCGGGCTGCTACATTGCTGCAACGCTATTGCCATGAAACGCTCAACTGGTCTCAGCCTCTTGGTGCTGATATCTCGATTGATAAAATTCTCCCGATGGGTGGCGGTATTGGCGGTGGTTCGTCTAATGCGGCAACTACATTGATTGCCCTTAATGAACACTGGGGTACACAAGTGTCCGATGAGATCCTTGCAGATTTAGGTAAAAGTCTCGGCGCGGATGTCCCCGTCTTTGTTCGTGGCCATGCAGCGTTCGCGGAAGGAATTGGTGAAATATTAACCAAAGCTTACCCTAAAGAGAAATGGTATTTGGTTGCTCACCCCGGAATTGAAATATCAACCCCGACTATCTTCACAGATCCGCAATTAAATCGAAATTCTCCAAAACGCTCCCTAGCCGCATTATTACTGGCTCCGTACGCAAATGATTGCGAACCGATCGCAAGAAAACGTTTTCGTGAGGTTGAACAGCTTGTTTCTTGGCTGTTAGAATATGCTCTGTCTCGCCTAACAGGAACAGGCGCGTGTGTTTTTTCTGAATTTGAAACACAAGCGGATGCCCTTAAGGTGTTAAATAAAGCCCCATCGTGGGTGCAAGGGTTCGTCGCTCAAGGCGTTAACGTATCCCCACTGCACAATTTCCGCGCTGGGATAACCCGTGTATTGCACCAATAA
- the lolB gene encoding lipoprotein insertase outer membrane protein LolB: MQLTQVLSFTHPVKGFWRLLPLSCLLLTACVTTSQNTTKGTGSASDAQWKAHQQELNQLRDYQTRGSFVYNGGETKTYAKFFWQQYTPEKYRLLLTNPLGSRELELTVEPDLARLTTKDGQTHMSDVPSELIYQLTGMEIPLDDLTAWLVGSPGRATDFTLDENHLLKSVTFEQNGEKWVLDYISYDTKTSPMLPNYLKLRQGERLIKLKMDSWTLKK, from the coding sequence ATGCAATTAACCCAAGTTTTGTCGTTCACTCACCCTGTAAAAGGCTTTTGGCGGCTTTTGCCTCTTTCCTGCCTTTTATTAACCGCTTGTGTCACTACGTCACAAAATACCACCAAAGGCACAGGTTCAGCGTCTGACGCACAATGGAAAGCCCACCAGCAAGAATTGAATCAACTGCGTGATTATCAAACACGTGGATCCTTCGTTTATAATGGCGGCGAAACCAAGACTTACGCAAAATTCTTTTGGCAGCAATATACACCTGAAAAGTATCGTTTATTGCTGACAAACCCGCTGGGTAGTCGTGAATTAGAACTCACCGTTGAGCCTGATTTGGCGCGTTTAACCACCAAAGATGGACAAACTCATATGAGTGATGTCCCTAGCGAGTTAATCTATCAACTTACTGGCATGGAAATTCCACTGGATGATTTAACAGCTTGGTTAGTTGGCTCTCCAGGACGGGCGACGGATTTCACCTTAGATGAAAACCACTTATTAAAAAGCGTGACATTTGAACAAAACGGGGAAAAATGGGTGTTAGATTATATTTCCTACGACACCAAAACCTCGCCAATGCTGCCAAATTACCTTAAACTACGCCAAGGCGAACGATTAATTAAATTGAAAATGGACAGCTGGACACTGAAAAAATGA
- the prs gene encoding ribose-phosphate diphosphokinase — MPDMKLFAGNATPELAQRVANRLYTNLGDAAVGRFSDGEVSVQINENVRGGDIFIIQSTCAPTNDNLMELVVMVDALRRASAGRITAVIPYFGYARQDRRVRSARVPITAKVVADFLSSVGVDRVLTVDLHAEQIQGFFDVPVDNVFGSPILLEDMLQKNLENPIVVSPDIGGVVRARAIAKLLNDTDMAIIDKRRPRANVSQVMHIIGDVSGRDCILVDDMIDTGGTLCKAAEALKERGAKRVFAYATHPIFSGNAVDNIKNSVIDEVIVCDTIPLSPEIKALPNVRTLTLSGMLAEAIRRISNEESISAMFEH; from the coding sequence GTGCCCGATATGAAGCTTTTTGCTGGTAACGCTACACCGGAACTAGCACAACGTGTTGCTAACCGCCTTTACACTAATCTTGGAGACGCGGCTGTTGGTCGTTTTAGCGACGGCGAAGTCAGTGTTCAAATTAATGAAAATGTTCGCGGTGGTGATATTTTTATCATCCAGTCAACTTGTGCACCAACTAATGACAACTTAATGGAACTGGTTGTTATGGTCGATGCCCTGCGCCGTGCATCTGCTGGTCGTATTACCGCTGTTATCCCTTACTTCGGTTATGCAAGACAGGATCGTCGCGTACGTTCTGCCCGTGTACCAATCACCGCTAAAGTTGTTGCCGATTTTCTGTCCAGTGTTGGCGTTGACCGTGTTCTCACTGTTGACCTTCACGCAGAGCAGATCCAGGGCTTCTTTGATGTTCCTGTTGATAATGTATTCGGTAGCCCAATTCTTCTGGAAGATATGCTCCAGAAAAACTTGGAAAACCCAATCGTTGTATCTCCAGACATCGGCGGCGTGGTACGTGCTAGAGCTATCGCAAAACTCCTGAATGACACCGACATGGCAATCATTGATAAACGCCGCCCTCGCGCAAACGTTTCTCAAGTTATGCACATTATCGGTGATGTTTCAGGTCGTGACTGCATCTTAGTTGACGATATGATTGATACCGGTGGTACCCTGTGTAAAGCGGCTGAAGCGCTGAAAGAACGTGGTGCAAAACGTGTGTTCGCATACGCAACTCACCCGATTTTCTCAGGCAATGCTGTAGACAACATCAAAAATTCAGTGATTGATGAAGTCATTGTTTGTGACACTATTCCACTGTCTCCTGAAATCAAGGCGCTACCTAACGTTCGTACCTTGACGCTGTCAGGTATGCTGGCTGAAGCTATTCGTCGCATTAGCAACGAAGAGTCAATCTCAGCAATGTTCGAGCACTAA
- the pth gene encoding aminoacyl-tRNA hydrolase, protein MSKIKLIVGLANPGAEYAQTRHNAGAWYVDLLAKRHNQPLKEEPKFFGYTARINLGGNDIRLLVPTTFMNLSGKAVAAIANFYRINLDEILVAHDELDIPPGVAKMKLGGSNGGHNGLKDIQSKFANNPNFYRLRIGIGHPGDKNKVVGFVLGKPPMSEQKLIDDAIDEAVRCTDILLSDGMDKAINRLHSFKATA, encoded by the coding sequence GTGAGCAAAATTAAATTAATTGTTGGCCTTGCAAATCCGGGAGCTGAATATGCGCAAACCCGCCATAATGCAGGGGCATGGTATGTTGACTTGTTAGCTAAACGCCACAATCAACCCTTAAAAGAAGAACCGAAATTTTTCGGCTATACCGCACGCATTAACCTTGGTGGTAATGATATTCGCTTATTAGTACCAACCACCTTTATGAACCTCAGTGGGAAAGCCGTCGCGGCCATCGCAAATTTTTATCGTATTAACCTCGATGAAATTTTAGTCGCCCACGATGAGCTTGATATCCCGCCGGGTGTGGCAAAAATGAAGCTTGGTGGTAGTAATGGTGGCCATAACGGGTTAAAAGACATTCAGAGCAAGTTTGCCAATAACCCAAATTTTTATCGTTTACGCATTGGTATCGGCCATCCGGGTGATAAAAACAAGGTTGTCGGTTTTGTTTTAGGTAAGCCACCTATGTCTGAGCAAAAACTGATTGATGACGCGATTGATGAAGCGGTAAGGTGCACAGACATTCTGTTATCTGATGGAATGGACAAAGCGATTAACCGTTTACATAGCTTTAAAGC
- the ychH gene encoding stress-induced protein YchH, producing the protein MKRKSAHLIGNVLMGLGMVMMIGSIGVNLFAHVINFGLSELVTNGSLFGIFVGAMVWLAGARVGGREKVADRYWMLKHYGRKDNHRYP; encoded by the coding sequence ATGAAACGGAAAAGTGCTCATTTAATTGGTAATGTTCTCATGGGATTAGGGATGGTCATGATGATTGGGAGCATTGGGGTTAACCTATTTGCCCATGTGATCAACTTTGGTTTATCTGAACTGGTTACCAACGGTTCACTCTTCGGAATTTTCGTGGGTGCAATGGTTTGGTTAGCAGGGGCGAGGGTTGGAGGACGTGAAAAAGTCGCGGATCGCTACTGGATGTTAAAACATTACGGTCGTAAAGATAATCACCGTTACCCATAA